A part of Aegilops tauschii subsp. strangulata cultivar AL8/78 chromosome 2, Aet v6.0, whole genome shotgun sequence genomic DNA contains:
- the LOC141041457 gene encoding uncharacterized protein — MDRETIKTVRMGSERACEAKAQVRRREFEDLRFKDGESFEDFALRLSGFVADLELYGDPVTEHKSVQKFLRVVPRKYRQMAMAIESLIDLKTMTIEELTGRLSACEDHYDLDDTAQSGARLMYTSAEWDARERQLGSSGSSSGGNNNKNKSLGKNRFQGGGKAAPPSVGAGGSSGFGGKKKGKCHYCNKPGHWKECRTRLKDEDQKGKKEQANLAQAGAEHDQRLYMAVITTVDTTQLAAPQQVYLNEEKVMPVPSPDGVWFFDTGASSHMTGDRHVFSSLDEIVHGSMRFGDGSVRFGDGSVVAIRGRGSVVFRCKGRDQRSLTGIFFIPSLQTNIVSVGQLDETGCIINIADGVMAVLEIACTPECSRLMRRRV; from the coding sequence ATGGACCGGGAGACGATCAAAACTGTCCGGATGGGCAGCGAGCGCGCGTGCGAGGCTAAGGCCCAGGTGCGGCGCCGGGAATTCGAGGATCTCCGCTTCAAGGACGGCGAATCCTTCGAAGACTTCGCGCTGCGGCTCTCCGGCTTCGTCGCCGATCTCGAGCTGTACGGCGACCCAGTGACGGAGCACAAGTCCGTGCAGAAGTTTCTCCGGGTCGTGCCGCGCAAGTACCGACAGATGGCGATGGCGATCGAGTCCCTCATCGACCTCAAAACCATGACGATCGAAGAGCTCACTGGGCGCCTGTCCGCGTGTGAGGATCACTATGATCTGGATGACACGGCGCAGTCCGGTGCGCGCCTCATGTACACTTCCGCAGAGTGGGACGCGCGCGAGCGGCAGCTTGGCTCCAGCGGGTCATCATCAGGCggcaacaacaacaagaacaagtcGCTGGGGAAGAACAGGTTCCAGGGCGGTGGCAAGGCCGCGCCGCCGAGCGTGGGCGCGGGCGGATCCAGCGGCTTCGGCGGGAAAAAGAAAGGCAAGTGCCATTACTGTAACAAACCAGGCCACTGGAAGGAGTGCCGCACCAGGCTCAAGGATGAGGATCAGAAGGGCAAGAAGGAGCAAGCGAATCTTGCCCAAGCCGGCGCCGAGCACGATCAGCGTCTGTACATGGCCGTGATCACCACTGTGGACACAACACAGCTCGCGGCGCCCCAGCAAGTGTACCTCAACGAGGAGAAGGTCATGCCCGTCCCTTCGCCGGACGGGGTGTGGTTCTTCGACACCGGGGCAAGCAGCCACATGACGGGCGATCGACATGTCTTCTCCTCACTCGACGAGATAGTGCACGGATCGATGAGATTCGGCGACGGATCGGTGAGATTCGGCGACGGCTCGGTCGTGGCCATCCGCGGGCGGGGCAGCGTGGTGTTTCGCTGTAAGGGCCGCGATCAGCGTTCGCTCACCGGCATCTTCTTCATCCCTAGCCTGCAGACGAATATCGTCTCTGTGGGACAGCTGGACGAGACCGGCTGCATCATCAATATCGCAGACGGTGTCATGGCCGTCCTGGAAATCGCCTGTACACCAGAGTGCTCACGATTGATGCGCCGGCGTGTCTGA